In Musa acuminata AAA Group cultivar baxijiao chromosome BXJ2-8, Cavendish_Baxijiao_AAA, whole genome shotgun sequence, one genomic interval encodes:
- the LOC135618222 gene encoding pterocarpan synthase 1-like codes for MASSPSFTLLLLFLFATVAIGSSSREHKEKMTHLHFYFYDYYGDSNATTITVVSPPGNNTFGSIGVGENILRAGRESSSKLIGKAQELTVQASLESPAYLSALNFVFTAGKYNGSSFSILGRAVLTEPRMERGIVGGTGKFRMARGYTISRLIRSTGTTQMELVFEYDAYIYHY; via the coding sequence ATGGCCTCATCTCCATCCTtcactctcctcctcctctttctcttcgcCACTGTTGCCATTGGGAGCAGCAGCCGTGAACACAAAGAGAAGATGACGCACCTCCACTTCTACTTTTACGACTACTACGGTGACTCGAACGCGACCACCATCACCGTCGTCAGCCCTCCCGGCAACAACACCTTCGGGAGCATCGGGGTGGGCGAAAACATTCTCAGGGCAGGGCGTGAGTCGAGCTCCAAGCTCATCGGGAAAGCGCAGGAGCTCACCGTGCAGGCATCCTTGGAGAGTCCGGCCTACCTCTCGGCGCTAAATTTCGTGTTCACCGCCGGAAAGTACAACGGAAGCAGCTTCTCCATCTTGGGCAGGGCGGTGCTGACGGAACCTAGGATGGAGCGGGGCATCGTTGGGGGCACCGGCAAGTTCCGGATGGCCCGAGGCTACACCATCAGCAGGCTCATCAGGTCGACTGGAACTACTCAGATGGAGCTTGTTTTTGAGTACGACGCCTACATCTATCACTACTGA